In Arachis hypogaea cultivar Tifrunner chromosome 17, arahy.Tifrunner.gnm2.J5K5, whole genome shotgun sequence, a single window of DNA contains:
- the LOC112766182 gene encoding putative clathrin assembly protein At4g40080, whose amino-acid sequence MAQQKNKLRNLAYNIKDKASVIVATLSIKRHVSSVRVRVLRATTHALSGPPSEDRIAAVLAVASSNNTSHLLPRVCIDALMDRLHRTGSATVALKCLFTLHNVVVKGPFTLKDQLAYYPSYGGHNFLNLSTFRDDSDLESLQLSDWVRWYAGVIEQSLTVSRILGYYLRYSSSSSSNTIQETNSLTLGTSNADLLYKIEALVAFLEQLGKVPESLQLQKKELVYEVVKLVGEDYRSVQREIVMRLEEMEGRMENLDVGEVSELVGYVKRMEECKEKLVMLFVNKGRNGGFWDLVRETKEKGLKIKGEIEGKWLTVVVASNTAADSIRFNTNPFLEPGQTSPVPLTSFALATVR is encoded by the coding sequence ATGGCCCAACAGAAAAATAAGCTAAGGAATTTGGCTTACAATATCAAAGACAAAGCCTCCGTTATAGTCGCCACCCTCTCCATCAAGCGCCACGTGTCCTCCGTCCGAGTCCGCGTCCTCCGCGCCACTACCCACGCTCTCAGCGGCCCTCCCTCCGAGGATCGAATCGCCGCCGTTCTTGCCGTCGCATCATCCAACAACACCTCCCACCTCCTCCCCCGTGTCTGCATCGACGCCCTGATGGACCGCCTCCACCGCACCGGCAGTGCCACCGTGGCACTCAAGTGTCTCTTCACCCTCCACAACGTCGTCGTCAAGGGACCGTTCACCCTCAAAGATCAGCTCGCCTATTACCCTTCCTACGGCGGCCACAACTTCCTTAACCTCTCAACCTTCCGCGATGACTCGGACTTGGAATCGCTCCAACTCAGTGACTGGGTTCGTTGGTACGCCGGAGTCATAGAACAAAGCCTAACCGTTTCAAGAATCCTAGGCTATTATCTCCGAtactcatcatcttcttcttctaacaCCATCCAAGAAACAAACTCTTTGACTCTTGGAACTTCAAACGCGGATTTACTGTACAAGATAGAAGCTCTGGTTGCGTTCTTGGAACAGCTAGGTAAGGTTCCAGAGTCATTGCAGCTTCAGAAGAAGGAGCTGGTTTACGAAGTGGTGAAGCTTGTAGGGGAAGATTACAGAAGCGTTCAGAGAGAGATAGTGATGAGgttggaggagatggagggtagaATGGAGAATTTGGATGTTGGTGAAGTGAGTGAGTTGGTTGGGTATGTGAAGAGGATGGAGGAGTGTAAGGAGAAGCTTGTGATGCTGTTCGTTAATAAAGGGAGGAACGGTGGCTTCTGGGATTTGGTTAGAGAAACGAAGGAGAAAGGGTTGAAGATCAAAGGGGAAATTGAAGGCAAGTGGCTCACGGTGGTGGTGGCTTCCAACACCGCCGCCGATTCCATCCGGTTTAACACTAACCCGTTTCTTGAACCCGGTCAAACCAGTCCGGTCCCACTCACCAGTTTTGCTTTAGCAACGGTAAGATGA